The following proteins come from a genomic window of Montipora foliosa isolate CH-2021 chromosome 2, ASM3666993v2, whole genome shotgun sequence:
- the LOC137991854 gene encoding uncharacterized protein produces MILEYCCWNLVQGFTCKCPYEISVTEVEGDYLAHWLNQFIRSGIITREHLIYQSIDAFMTEQLSQPNPVTKWEQWPTLFSYCESLAELAARKGYMFYLGGKRFGLKEHRDVVAPTVSYCHPGPSLSTLDSRTLAPVYDSGPHLNNIMLLLTLLDSLGGIPCFEAPGLKKFFTVVHYDGMPLNIGTFPRQENGETFFDGIIPKVELCKMRELYQEGNTAVHKYISDNCSWISEVKEFDVCDASGQVHVNMFTKFTSAGGDAGSVKRELSEVLECLEACSNCLLAGNAKNCRYPSLKDVCIRCQRLDLESQPCISARCIHVSSDQAPSQRKAHIELNSVASNDVNCPNYRFYGFGLLHFCKNCISSLRHYRLTDMSGTFFVGLLSSVWASSTSEAKKMKSVTPATVFAFRDAHSDEIGYQTVSKPLEDIVKETGAIVTTLVPEQYKPTAVEAKTHAILGRPLYVTRNANGDILWTDAEYEFVGMGNRHIPTKCIALGTFDNPGPAHQSPVIASKASFSHPAGIDVLMIQPGKNEIAFVCDKGNSCIRFIKGVHSFQGDKFVGMLKVQPIPANWKPEGLAVISKDTLAVTEGTTVNQHRGKTFAHA; encoded by the exons ATGATTCTGGAATATTGCTGTTGGAATCTTGTTCAAGGTTTTACATGTAAGTGCCCTTATGAAATATCAGTTACAGAGGTCGAAGGAGATTATTTAGCCCATTGGCTAAATCAGTTTATAAGGTCTGGTATTATCACCAGAGAACACTTGATTTATCAGAGCATTGATGCCTTTATGACGGAGCAATTGTCGCAGCCAAACCCTGTTACAAAGTGGGAGCAGTGGCCAACTCTGTTTAGTTATTGTGAATCGCTTGCTGAACTAGCTGCAAGGAAAGGCTATATGTTCTACCTTGGCGGGAAACGCTTTGGTCTTAAAGAGCACAGGGATGTAGTTGCACCAACAGTCTCTTACTGTCATCCTGGTCCATCATTGTCTACACTCGATTCACGAACATTAGCACCTGTATATGACTCTGGTCCACATCTAAACAATATCATGTTGTTGTTAACTTTATTAGACTCTCTTGGTGGTATTCCTTGTTTTGAAGCACCAGGATTAAAGAAATTTTTTACTGTTGTTCATTATGATGGAATGCCATTGAATATTGGGACCTTTCCTAGACAGGAAAATGGTGAAACATTTTTTGATGGAATCATCCCCAAAGTAGAACTGTGTAAAATGAGAGAACTTTACCAGGAAGGCAATACTGCTGTTCATAAGTACATTTCGGATAATTGTTCATGGATCAGTGAAGTCAAGGAATTTGATGTCTGTGATGCTTCTGGTCAAGTTCATGTTAACATGTTTACTAAGTTCACTTCTGCTGGTGGTGATGCTGGAAGTGTCAAAAGGGAGTTGAGTGAAGTTCTCGAATGCCTGGAAGCCTGCAGCAACTGTCTCTTGGCAGGCAATGCCAAGAACTGCAGATATCCTTCTTTGAAGGACGTTTGCATCAGATGTCAAAGGCTAGATCTTGAAAGTCAGCCTTGTATTAGTGCAAGGTGCATACATGTTTCTTCAGACCAAGCACCTTCACAACGCAAAGCACACATTGAACTAAACAGTGTTGCTTCCAATGATGTGAACTGTCCAAACTATCGATTTTATGGTTTTGGACTTTTGCATTTTTGCAAGAACTGCATTTCATCTTTACGTCATTACAGACTGACAGATATGTCAGGGACTTTCTTTGTGGGGCTGCTGTCATCAGTTTGGGCATCAAGCACTTCAGaggcaaagaaaatgaaaagtgtAACTCCAGCAACTGTGTTTGCATTCAGAGATGCACATAGTGATGAAATTGGATACCAGACAGTTTCCAAGCCATTGGAAGACATCGTGAAAGAAACTGGAGCTATTGTGACAACATTGGTACCTGAGCAGTACAAACCCACTGCTGTTGAAGCAAAAACCCATGCCATACTTGGCCGGCCACTTTATGTCACAAGAAATGCAAATGGAGACATACTGTGGACTG ATGCTGAGTATGAATTTGTTGGTATGGGGAACAGACACATTCCAACCAAGTGTATTGCACTGGGAACATTTGACAATCCAG GTCCAGCACATCAATCCCCTGTGATAGCATCCAAGGCATCATTTAGTCATCCTGCTGGTATTGATGTGCTTATGATCCAACctggaaaaaatgaaattgctTTTGTCTGTGACAAAGGAAACTCTTGCATTCGATTCATTAAAGGTGTACACTCATTTCAAGGGGATAAATTTGTTGGCATGTTAAAAGTACAGCCCATCCCTGCCAACTGGAAACCTGAAGGTCTTGCAGTTATCTCCAAAGACACATTAGCAGTTACAGAAGGGACCACTGTTAACCAACACCGCGGCAAAAcgtttgcgcatgcgtga